The window CGCTGTGGGTCTCGGTGCAGCGCTTCGTGTCACCCGGCGACGCCGGATTCGAGATCGCCGCCCTCGCACTGCTCGCCGTCGTCATCGGCGGCTCCGGCTCGATACGGGGGGCCTGCGCGGCGGCCGCGCTCATCTGGCTGACCCGTGACTACCTCGGAAACCTCGAAGCCGTCGCCGGACACGGGCCGCTGTTGCTCGGGCTGCTCTTCATCGTCGCCGTCTACACACTGCCCCGCGGGCTGGCCGGCGTACGGCTCCCGCACCAGCCGAGCCGGAAGAGGACGGCGTGAGCGATCTCGACCTACTGCACCTACGCGGAGTGTCGAAGCACTTCGGGTCCTTCACCGCCGTCGACGAGGTGTCCCTCACCGTGCGTGCCGGCGCGCGGCACGCGATCATCGGCCCCAACGGCGCCGGAAAATCAACGCTGTTCGGCCTCATCTCCGGAACCCTGACCACCAGTACCGGAACCATCACCCTGGACGGGCGGGACGTGACCCGGCTGCCCGTGCACCGCCGGGTCGGACTCGGAACGGCCGCGACCTTCCAGCACTCCAGCCTGTTCATGCGGGAGACCGTGCTGGAGAACGTCCTGCTCGCCGCCCTGCTCCGGACGGGGGCGGGGGCCGGGACGGGGCTCGGCGGATGGCGGAAGGTGAGTGCCCGGGCGGAGGCCCTCGCACGGGCACGCACCCTGCTGGAACGCGTGGGGCTGCCCGACCGGCACGACCTCGCGGCGGCCGCCCTCTCCCACGGCGAACGGCGGCAGCTCGAAGTCGCCGTCGCGCTGGCCACCGAACCGCGGCTGCTGCTCATGGACGAACCGGCCGCCGGCATGTCACCGGCGGAGACGCAGCGCCTCACGGAACTGATCGCGGCGCTGCCCGACGAGGTGACCGTGCTCCTCGTCGAACACGACCTCGACATGGTCTTCGAACTCGCCGACACCGTCACCGTCATGCACCTCGGCCGGCACCTCACCACCGGCACACCGGATCAGGTGCGGGCCTCCGCCGAGGTCCAGCAGGCCTACCTGGGCACCACCACGGAGGTCTCCTCGTGAAGCCGTTCTTCCACGTGCGCGGACTGCGCTCCGGCTACGCCGGCGGTGTGGTCCTGAGCGGCGTCGACCTCGATGTCGAGCAGGGCGGGATCATCGCGGTCCTCGGACGCAACGGG is drawn from Streptomyces sp. NBC_01232 and contains these coding sequences:
- a CDS encoding ABC transporter ATP-binding protein, producing MSDLDLLHLRGVSKHFGSFTAVDEVSLTVRAGARHAIIGPNGAGKSTLFGLISGTLTTSTGTITLDGRDVTRLPVHRRVGLGTAATFQHSSLFMRETVLENVLLAALLRTGAGAGTGLGGWRKVSARAEALARARTLLERVGLPDRHDLAAAALSHGERRQLEVAVALATEPRLLLMDEPAAGMSPAETQRLTELIAALPDEVTVLLVEHDLDMVFELADTVTVMHLGRHLTTGTPDQVRASAEVQQAYLGTTTEVSS